The Bradyrhizobium oligotrophicum S58 genome contains the following window.
GTGCGCGGCGCCGTGCTCGGCCTCACGACGCGCGAGACGGCGACGAAGCCACCGGCTAAGCTTGCGGCACGCGAGGCGCGCTAGCCTCGCTTGATGAGATTGGAGCCCGCCGCATGACGCAGCATCTGCGATTGATCATGGCCGCCGCCGCCACAGCGCTCGCGCTGCTGACGGCCAGCGACCCGGTGCTGGCGCGCGGCGCCGCCGCCAACATCATGAACTCCCCGGGCTACCAGCGCCGCCTGCAGGAATCGCGGCAGCAGCTCGCCGTCCCTGAGCCGCAAGCGCCCGTTCCCGTAAAGCCTCGCGCAAAGCACCGCCATCGTCACGTCCATTGAGGCCTCGAACTCGCCACGAACACAACGCCCATAGCCCGGATGAGCGCAGCGACACCCGGGGTCGTCGCCAGCGTTCGTGGTGATCCCGGATATCGCTGCGCTCATCCGGGCTACGGGAGCGGTTCCTGCGGCTACACCACGCCCTGCTGCTTCAACGCTGCAATCTTCACTTCGTCATAGCCGAGCTGTGACAGCACGTCCTGCGTATGCTCGCCGAGCAGCGGCGGGGCGCGGTACTCGGTGATCGGCGTGCCCGAGAAGCTCAGCGCGTTGCGGATCAGCGACAGCTGCGGCTCGAACGGATGCTCGACCTTCACCTCCATGCCGCGCGAGCGGACATGCGGATCGGCGAAGACGTGGGCGAAATCGTTGACGGGGCCGCACGGCACACCCGCCTTCTCCAGTTCGTCCAGCCAATGCGCGACCGAGTTCTTCAGGAACAGGCCGGCAAAAACGGCCATGATTTCCTTGCCGTTGACGACGCGATCGTTGTTCTTGACGAATTTCGGATTCGTAGCGAGCTCGGGCGCGCCGAGCACGGCGCAGGTGCGCGCGAACTGCGCGTCGTTGCCGACGACCAGCATCAGCTCGCCGTCGGTGCAGCGGAACACGCCGGCCGGCATGCCGCCATTGCCCCAGGTGCCGCGGCGCGGCGGCGACTTGCCGTTCACCAGGAAGATCTGGGCGTAATGCGACAGCGAGGCGATCACCGTGTCGAACAGGCAGACGTCGACGTGCTGGCCGCCGCCGCCATTGACGTCGCGGTGATACAGCGCCGAGAGGATGCCGATCGAGGTGTTCATGCCCGTCATGTAGTCGACGATCGAGGGACCGACCTTCATCGGCCCCGCCCCCGGCTCGCCGTCCATATGGCCGGTGACGCTCATCAGCCCGCCCATCGCCTGGAAGATCGCATCATAGCCGGCGCGCGGCGCATACGGCCCGGTCTGGCCGAAGCCGGTGACGGAGCAGTAGATCACGTCCGGGTTGACGGCTCGGATCGCGTCATAGTCGAGCCCATAGCGCTTGAGGTCGCCGACCTTGTAGTTCTCCATGAAGACGTCGCAGTCTTTCGCCAGCGCGCGGATGATCTCCTGGCCTTCCCGAGACGCGATGTTGACCGTGACCGACTTCTTGTTGCGGTTGGCGCAGATGTAGAACGAGTTGTTGTTGTTGGCCTTGCCGTCGGGATCCCTGAGATAGGGCGGGCCGAAGGCGCGGGCGTCGTCGCCGGTGCCGGGCCGCTCGATCTTGATCACCTCGGCGCCGAGATCGGCCAGCATCTGCGCGGACAGCGGTCCGGCCAGCACGCGCGTGAGATCGAGAATCTTGATGCCAGAAAGCGGCAGGGCCGACATGGAGTTCCTCCGGGAGCTTTATTCCTTGTGGCG
Protein-coding sequences here:
- a CDS encoding CaiB/BaiF CoA transferase family protein, which produces MSALPLSGIKILDLTRVLAGPLSAQMLADLGAEVIKIERPGTGDDARAFGPPYLRDPDGKANNNNSFYICANRNKKSVTVNIASREGQEIIRALAKDCDVFMENYKVGDLKRYGLDYDAIRAVNPDVIYCSVTGFGQTGPYAPRAGYDAIFQAMGGLMSVTGHMDGEPGAGPMKVGPSIVDYMTGMNTSIGILSALYHRDVNGGGGQHVDVCLFDTVIASLSHYAQIFLVNGKSPPRRGTWGNGGMPAGVFRCTDGELMLVVGNDAQFARTCAVLGAPELATNPKFVKNNDRVVNGKEIMAVFAGLFLKNSVAHWLDELEKAGVPCGPVNDFAHVFADPHVRSRGMEVKVEHPFEPQLSLIRNALSFSGTPITEYRAPPLLGEHTQDVLSQLGYDEVKIAALKQQGVV